One window from the genome of Sphingomonas lacunae encodes:
- a CDS encoding LLM class flavin-dependent oxidoreductase, whose protein sequence is MPRLSMLDLVPVTQGGSIAASLANAADIARHIESLGFSRYWVAEHHGMPGIAGAATSVVLAHVGAATSTIRIGSGGIMLPNHAPLAIAEQFGTLDALYPGRIDLGLGRAPGSDGRVAHALRRNLAGDEQQFPRDVVELAAYFAADERLGITAVPGAGANVEMWILGSSLYGAQLAAMLGLPYAFASHFAPDALDQALDMYRRNFKPSARLEKPYCAAAFNVFAADTVDEAELLATSQQQAFVALRTGTPGRMPPPFPGYRDTLPPTARAMLDHVLQYSAIGMADDVARGIDAFVAKTGVDEVIIASSIFDHQARKRSLTITADAVLKVVA, encoded by the coding sequence ATGCCCCGCCTGTCCATGCTCGATCTTGTCCCCGTGACCCAGGGCGGCAGCATCGCTGCCTCGCTGGCCAACGCCGCCGATATTGCCCGGCACATCGAAAGCCTTGGTTTTTCGCGTTATTGGGTGGCCGAACATCATGGCATGCCGGGCATTGCCGGGGCTGCGACTTCGGTCGTCCTTGCCCACGTCGGCGCGGCCACCTCGACCATCCGTATCGGCTCGGGCGGAATAATGCTGCCCAACCATGCCCCGCTCGCCATCGCCGAACAGTTCGGCACGCTGGACGCGCTGTACCCCGGCCGCATCGATCTCGGGCTCGGAAGAGCTCCCGGTTCTGACGGGCGCGTGGCCCATGCCCTTCGGCGCAATCTGGCGGGCGATGAACAGCAGTTTCCCCGTGATGTGGTCGAACTCGCCGCTTATTTCGCTGCTGACGAGCGGCTTGGCATCACCGCAGTCCCCGGCGCCGGGGCCAATGTCGAGATGTGGATATTGGGCTCCAGCCTCTATGGCGCGCAACTCGCGGCGATGCTGGGCCTGCCCTATGCCTTCGCCAGCCATTTCGCGCCCGACGCGCTCGATCAGGCGCTCGACATGTACCGGCGCAATTTCAAACCCTCGGCCCGCCTCGAAAAGCCATATTGCGCTGCCGCCTTCAATGTCTTTGCCGCTGATACGGTGGACGAGGCGGAGTTGCTCGCTACCTCTCAGCAACAGGCCTTTGTCGCGCTGCGCACCGGAACACCTGGCCGGATGCCGCCGCCGTTCCCCGGCTATCGCGACACGCTCCCACCGACGGCCCGCGCCATGCTTGACCATGTGCTCCAGTACAGCGCGATTGGCATGGCAGATGACGTCGCTCGCGGCATCGATGCCTTTGTAGCCAAAACCGGCGTGGACGAGGTGATCATAGCCAGTTCGATCTTCGACCATCAGGCCCGCAAGCGCAGCCTGACGATCACCGCGGATGCGGTCCTCAAAGTGGTGGCGTGA
- a CDS encoding putative bifunctional diguanylate cyclase/phosphodiesterase, which translates to MTASDAARRLELLDDFEQAGIGWIWATDAEGRLIYMSENAATRLGQPVDILLGQSLSDLFEVDPENPTAKSDRPLKFQLAAHKKIADLVVRFINGKTRSAPDQTWWLISGHPKLDADGQFLGFRGSAKDVTVEYERQLADSLLAEYDSLTGMANRHRMTRRLDTTLAAFKEAKRSCALVMLDLDRFKQVNDTMGHPAGDTLLKMVGERLASIVGKRGEIGRLGGDEFQIILPDIEDRGALGELASKIVQFVSQPYPIDDKHAVIGTSIGVAIAPYDGLDREELVRNADLALYAAKNGGRGQFRFYSDDLKDEAADRQTLLDELRNALENEELALHYQPVVRVSDNVVVGCEALMRWDHPERGSIPPSTFIPLAEESNLINRLGEWALRYACIEAAHWPGAVRVAVNVSAVQFTDDQFVDIVADALSKSGLEPSRLELELTESIFLNDSETTDSVFSRLKQLGVSLALDDFGTGFSSLSYLRSAPFDKLKVDRSFVDSCTTKDHNSIKIIAAIIGLAEALGMDTTVEGVEAFDQLELVCSKGAKYVQGWLYAKAIPNSELVERMEAGEFCIVPNGPDRFRPERRTMFRRIGIIHDDHRYEAIIRDLSIVGARIEGLLGVTQGEQMVLDLGKGQLVVATVTRTTERDFGVEFETPLVNDGAGGLCTRHRVSPYALAAAGMPLAALGSSSIAIFPRSEAPKSPPKFVEVAVSAGARAA; encoded by the coding sequence GTGACAGCGAGCGATGCGGCACGCCGCCTCGAACTGCTCGATGATTTTGAACAGGCCGGGATCGGTTGGATCTGGGCAACTGACGCCGAAGGCCGGCTTATATACATGTCTGAAAATGCCGCGACGCGGCTTGGTCAACCGGTTGACATATTGCTTGGCCAATCGCTGTCAGACCTGTTTGAGGTTGACCCGGAAAACCCGACAGCCAAGTCGGATCGGCCACTAAAATTCCAGCTTGCCGCCCACAAAAAAATCGCAGACCTTGTGGTTCGCTTCATAAACGGCAAGACTCGCAGTGCGCCGGACCAGACTTGGTGGTTGATCAGCGGGCATCCAAAGCTGGATGCAGACGGTCAATTTCTGGGGTTCCGCGGTAGTGCCAAAGACGTCACGGTAGAATATGAACGTCAATTGGCTGACAGTCTTCTGGCTGAATATGACTCGCTGACCGGCATGGCGAACCGTCATCGCATGACCCGCCGGCTCGACACAACGCTAGCTGCGTTTAAGGAAGCAAAGCGCAGTTGTGCGCTGGTCATGCTGGACCTCGATCGGTTCAAACAGGTCAATGATACCATGGGCCATCCAGCTGGGGACACCCTGCTCAAAATGGTCGGCGAGCGTCTGGCCAGCATAGTTGGCAAAAGGGGCGAAATCGGACGCCTTGGCGGGGACGAGTTCCAGATCATTCTACCCGACATCGAAGATCGTGGCGCACTCGGTGAACTGGCCAGCAAAATCGTCCAGTTCGTTTCCCAGCCCTATCCGATTGATGACAAGCATGCCGTGATCGGCACCTCAATCGGTGTAGCGATTGCACCCTATGACGGGCTCGACCGCGAAGAGTTGGTGCGCAATGCGGATCTTGCCCTTTATGCCGCAAAGAATGGCGGACGCGGCCAGTTCCGTTTCTATTCCGATGATCTTAAGGATGAAGCAGCCGATCGCCAGACGTTACTCGATGAGCTTCGGAACGCGCTAGAGAACGAAGAATTGGCGCTGCACTATCAGCCGGTTGTCCGGGTCAGCGACAATGTGGTTGTGGGTTGCGAAGCCCTGATGCGGTGGGACCATCCCGAGCGGGGCTCCATACCGCCATCAACCTTCATTCCGCTTGCCGAAGAGTCGAACCTCATCAATCGGTTGGGTGAATGGGCGCTTCGCTATGCCTGCATAGAGGCGGCACATTGGCCAGGTGCAGTGCGAGTCGCGGTCAACGTCTCCGCCGTCCAGTTCACTGACGACCAGTTTGTGGACATTGTCGCCGATGCCTTGTCAAAAAGCGGTCTTGAACCATCACGCCTTGAGCTTGAGCTGACGGAAAGCATCTTCCTCAATGACAGTGAGACGACCGACAGCGTCTTTTCACGCCTGAAACAGCTTGGCGTGTCCTTGGCTCTCGATGACTTTGGTACTGGCTTTTCGTCACTGAGCTATCTCCGTTCAGCACCTTTTGACAAGCTTAAGGTCGATCGCAGCTTTGTCGACAGTTGCACCACCAAAGATCACAACAGCATCAAGATCATCGCTGCCATCATCGGTCTCGCCGAGGCGCTGGGAATGGACACTACAGTCGAAGGGGTTGAAGCCTTCGACCAGCTGGAGTTGGTCTGCTCCAAAGGTGCGAAATATGTGCAAGGGTGGCTATATGCAAAGGCCATTCCCAACAGCGAGCTGGTGGAGCGCATGGAAGCCGGCGAGTTTTGCATCGTGCCGAATGGCCCTGATCGCTTTCGGCCCGAACGGCGCACCATGTTCCGCCGGATAGGCATCATCCATGATGACCATCGCTATGAGGCCATCATCCGCGACCTTTCGATAGTCGGCGCCCGCATCGAAGGGTTGCTGGGCGTAACCCAAGGCGAGCAAATGGTCCTCGATCTCGGTAAGGGCCAGTTGGTTGTCGCCACCGTGACCCGCACGACCGAACGCGATTTCGGCGTCGAATTCGAAACACCACTGGTCAATGACGGTGCGGGTGGCCTGTGTACGCGCCATCGCGTCTCACCCTATGCCTTGGCCGCAGCCGGGATGCCTTTGGCGGCACTTGGCTCCAGCAGTATCGCCATATTCCCGCGGAGTGAGGCGCCAAAGTCCCCACCGAAATTCGTCGAGGTCGCTGTATCTGCCGGAGCTCGCGCAGCATGA
- a CDS encoding DMT family transporter, translated as MKLKDFALLVLICLMWGASNVVSKLVVGHWGVPPLYFAAVRFALVLLVTLPWLLPVPQPVWRILLVGLCMGAGNFALLFMGLQTASPSSVAVVVQAGLPITTLLSIVMLGERVHWRRGLGIALTLIGVLIVVWKPGFALSAGLMFVLGAAFAGSLGAILMKQMDEIAPMRFQAWVGLTAVVPLTVASLLFEEGQIVTSLAAGWPFVAALLFSALIVSVCAHTAYYGLIAKYEANLLAPLTLITPLSTIALGVMFTGDQLDGRMILGSALALAGVLIVAVRRTRAPIAETQEHA; from the coding sequence ATGAAATTGAAGGACTTTGCCCTCCTTGTGCTGATTTGCCTGATGTGGGGGGCGTCGAACGTCGTCAGCAAGCTGGTTGTGGGGCATTGGGGTGTGCCTCCGCTGTATTTTGCCGCAGTACGATTTGCTTTGGTCTTGCTCGTAACGCTCCCTTGGTTGTTGCCGGTTCCGCAACCGGTCTGGCGAATCCTGCTTGTTGGGCTCTGTATGGGAGCGGGTAACTTCGCGCTCCTGTTCATGGGGTTGCAGACGGCATCGCCTTCGTCCGTGGCAGTGGTTGTTCAGGCGGGCCTGCCCATCACCACCTTGCTGTCGATCGTGATGCTCGGCGAGCGGGTCCATTGGCGGCGCGGCCTTGGCATTGCATTGACGCTGATCGGTGTGTTGATCGTGGTCTGGAAGCCTGGTTTCGCGCTGTCGGCAGGCTTGATGTTTGTGCTAGGCGCAGCCTTTGCCGGGTCGCTCGGTGCGATCTTGATGAAGCAGATGGACGAGATCGCGCCGATGCGCTTTCAGGCTTGGGTCGGGCTGACGGCGGTCGTCCCGCTGACCGTTGCGTCGCTGCTGTTCGAAGAGGGGCAGATCGTGACCAGCCTGGCCGCTGGCTGGCCGTTTGTCGCGGCACTGCTGTTTTCGGCCCTGATCGTTTCGGTGTGCGCGCACACCGCCTATTATGGATTGATTGCCAAATATGAGGCCAATCTGCTGGCACCCTTGACGCTGATCACGCCGCTCTCGACTATTGCGCTGGGCGTGATGTTCACCGGCGACCAACTGGATGGCCGCATGATCCTTGGTTCGGCATTGGCACTTGCAGGCGTGCTGATTGTCGCGGTGAGGCGGACCAGGGCGCCGATTGCCGAGACGCAGGAACATGCCTGA
- a CDS encoding aspartate-semialdehyde dehydrogenase — MTESPSFPSKPHVGIVGATGLVGSMMLDLLAERAFPLASVRLFASPKSAGKIVRFAGQDIVVEDAGTADYAGLDIVFFSAGGSTSKALAPKVAAAGAIVIDNSSAWRSDPEVPLVVAEVNADALRTIPKGIVANPNCTTMVAMPVLKPLHLKAGLKSIVASTYQAVSGGGVAGVEELAEQIEAGAAGCEALAQDNQAVDLGTPRKWVVPIGFNVVPLNYVLDADGYTEEEAKLRDESRKILGIPDLPVSGTCVRVPVFTGHALSLNVAFDRPISVGDATALLADAEGVVLTDCPNPLAATGQDPVFVGRIRQDPTVAHGLALFIAGDNLRKGAALNAVQVAERLVSGRLS; from the coding sequence ATGACTGAATCCCCCTCATTTCCGTCCAAGCCCCATGTCGGGATTGTCGGAGCTACCGGCCTCGTTGGCAGCATGATGCTCGACCTTCTGGCGGAACGAGCATTTCCGCTCGCGTCGGTCCGTCTGTTCGCCTCGCCCAAATCTGCCGGCAAGATCGTCCGTTTTGCAGGCCAGGACATTGTCGTCGAAGATGCCGGAACTGCCGACTATGCCGGACTCGACATCGTCTTCTTCTCGGCTGGCGGGTCCACTTCAAAGGCCTTAGCGCCCAAGGTCGCTGCAGCCGGAGCGATTGTGATCGACAACAGCTCGGCATGGCGGTCAGACCCTGAGGTCCCGCTAGTTGTAGCCGAGGTCAACGCCGACGCGCTGCGCACCATTCCGAAGGGAATCGTTGCCAATCCCAATTGTACCACCATGGTGGCGATGCCCGTGCTCAAGCCGCTTCACCTGAAGGCCGGTCTGAAGAGCATCGTGGCATCCACCTACCAGGCCGTATCTGGTGGCGGTGTCGCTGGTGTTGAGGAGTTGGCCGAGCAGATCGAAGCCGGAGCCGCAGGCTGCGAAGCGCTGGCTCAAGACAACCAAGCTGTCGATCTGGGCACGCCGCGCAAATGGGTGGTTCCAATCGGCTTCAACGTAGTTCCGCTCAACTATGTTCTCGACGCCGATGGTTACACTGAGGAGGAAGCCAAGCTGCGCGACGAGAGCCGCAAGATCCTGGGCATTCCCGATCTCCCCGTGTCAGGGACTTGTGTCCGCGTGCCGGTCTTTACCGGCCATGCCCTGTCACTGAACGTCGCTTTTGATCGACCGATCTCGGTAGGAGACGCCACTGCCCTGCTCGCCGATGCCGAAGGCGTCGTGCTGACTGACTGCCCCAATCCGCTCGCAGCTACGGGTCAAGACCCGGTGTTCGTAGGCCGCATCCGGCAAGACCCGACTGTTGCCCATGGCCTTGCCCTATTCATCGCCGGCGACAATCTGCGCAAGGGTGCCGCGTTGAATGCTGTCCAGGTGGCCGAACGATTGGTCAGCGGCCGACTGTCCTGA
- the argF gene encoding ornithine carbamoyltransferase: protein MTRNFLNLSDAGGDAIAAMIADAIDRKAARRNADGSAWPKGRVDADAPLAGHVLGMVFEKNSTRTRVSFDMAIRQLGGSAIILDAGTSQLGRGETVADTARVLSRYVDILMVRTDDHAKVEEMAHHASVPVINGLTDLSHPCQIMADLLTLIEHGHALPGMTVAWLGDGNNVLNSIIEAAGLMKFNVRMAVPQGYESDAAFIEQARAAGASVTLHRDAMEAVAGANVVVTDTWVSMGQDHAHNKIAAMMPYQVNDALMAAADPGAHFLHCLPAHRGEEATDSVLDGAQSLIWDEAENRLHAQKSVLLWALGKLG from the coding sequence ATGACCCGCAATTTCCTCAATCTCTCCGATGCTGGCGGTGACGCCATCGCAGCGATGATCGCCGACGCAATCGACCGCAAGGCCGCTCGGCGCAACGCCGATGGCTCGGCGTGGCCCAAGGGCCGCGTTGATGCTGACGCCCCGCTTGCCGGGCATGTGCTCGGTATGGTGTTCGAAAAGAACAGCACCCGCACCCGCGTCAGCTTCGACATGGCAATCCGCCAACTGGGCGGCAGCGCGATCATCCTTGACGCCGGCACGTCCCAATTGGGTCGGGGGGAAACGGTGGCCGATACGGCGCGGGTCCTGTCCCGCTATGTCGATATCCTTATGGTCCGTACTGATGATCACGCCAAGGTCGAGGAAATGGCGCATCACGCCAGCGTGCCGGTGATCAACGGCCTCACCGATCTGTCGCATCCCTGCCAGATCATGGCCGACTTGCTGACCCTCATCGAGCATGGCCATGCGCTACCGGGCATGACGGTCGCTTGGCTGGGCGACGGCAACAATGTGCTCAATTCGATTATCGAGGCGGCGGGCCTGATGAAATTCAACGTCCGCATGGCCGTGCCGCAAGGGTATGAGAGCGATGCCGCATTCATCGAACAAGCTCGGGCGGCCGGGGCTTCGGTGACTTTGCACCGCGACGCCATGGAGGCGGTTGCTGGTGCAAATGTGGTCGTCACCGATACATGGGTCTCCATGGGCCAAGATCATGCGCATAACAAGATTGCCGCAATGATGCCCTATCAGGTCAATGACGCGCTCATGGCCGCGGCTGACCCTGGCGCACACTTCCTGCACTGCCTGCCTGCACACCGCGGCGAAGAAGCAACCGATTCTGTGCTTGATGGCGCGCAATCGCTGATCTGGGACGAAGCGGAAAACCGCCTGCATGCCCAGAAGTCGGTTCTGCTGTGGGCATTGGGTAAATTGGGGTGA
- a CDS encoding Hsp33 family molecular chaperone HslO — MTSTTETGFDRPLIFTLPAEDARGRVVRLGPVLDTILSAHTYPKVAEKVLAEALVLTALLGSTLKEPTSQLTVQAQTQNGPISLLVCDYVAGQLRGYLSFDAEALTAAGPEPTLFGLFGKGYLALTFDHGATKERYQGVVPLEGSSIAEAAEQYFRQSEQVPTVVRMATVHDAGRGCIAGGVLVQQLPMGEAGGERLDVQAERRNADDAWDHVAAIAETITANELTDAELGLEALVWHLYHDEEEVRVYQGESLSRGCRCDPAYLASVIARFPAEDRADMVNETGSIMIDCAFCSRQFAIDPEQVPVGH, encoded by the coding sequence ATGACGAGCACCACCGAAACCGGTTTTGACCGCCCGCTCATCTTCACCCTCCCTGCCGAGGATGCACGCGGCCGTGTGGTGCGTCTTGGTCCTGTCCTTGACACCATCCTCTCGGCACACACCTATCCGAAAGTTGCTGAAAAGGTTCTTGCAGAGGCGTTGGTCCTGACCGCGCTGCTCGGCTCCACACTTAAGGAACCGACCAGCCAGCTAACGGTGCAAGCGCAAACGCAGAATGGCCCGATCAGCCTGCTGGTTTGTGACTATGTCGCTGGGCAATTGCGCGGATACCTCTCATTTGACGCAGAGGCACTCACCGCCGCCGGCCCTGAGCCGACCCTGTTCGGTCTGTTTGGGAAGGGTTATCTTGCCCTGACATTTGACCATGGTGCCACCAAGGAGAGGTATCAGGGTGTTGTGCCGCTCGAAGGCTCGTCAATCGCCGAAGCCGCCGAACAATATTTCCGCCAGTCGGAACAGGTGCCAACGGTTGTCCGTATGGCGACTGTGCATGACGCCGGACGCGGCTGCATCGCCGGCGGCGTGCTGGTGCAACAACTGCCGATGGGAGAGGCCGGCGGCGAGAGGCTGGACGTTCAGGCCGAAAGGCGTAACGCTGACGACGCTTGGGATCATGTTGCTGCGATTGCCGAGACAATCACAGCCAATGAATTGACCGATGCAGAGTTGGGTCTGGAGGCACTGGTCTGGCATCTCTACCACGATGAGGAGGAAGTCAGGGTCTATCAGGGCGAAAGCCTTTCAAGAGGCTGCCGTTGTGACCCGGCGTATCTGGCTAGTGTCATCGCGCGTTTTCCTGCCGAAGACCGCGCCGACATGGTCAATGAGACCGGCTCAATCATGATCGACTGTGCCTTTTGCTCCCGTCAGTTCGCAATTGACCCCGAACAGGTTCCTGTGGGCCACTGA
- a CDS encoding aspartate aminotransferase family protein: MSITPLMPVYPRCGFRPVRGEGAYLISEDGRRALDFASGIAVNLLGHGHPHLTKAIADQAATLMHVSNLYGSPQGEKFAQLLVDNTFADTVFFTNSGAEAVECAIKTARAYHQSAGSDRYEIITFKNAFHGRTMATISASNQDKMHKGFLPLLEGFKYVDFDDLEGARAAIGPKTAAFLVEPIQGEGGVRPASDSFIQGLRTLADEHGLLLIFDEVQCGVARTGKLYAYEHYGVTPDVMASAKGIGGGFPMGACLATETAARGMVVGTHGSTYGGNPLAMAAGTAVFDVILADGFMDNVTALGAKLEAALHQFIGNYPNLFTGVRGKGLMLGLMMTHETRNFVAHLRDNHGLLTVAAGDNTLRILPPLTIDQSHIDECIEKLSAGAASYEAPVA; the protein is encoded by the coding sequence ATGTCGATCACCCCACTCATGCCCGTCTACCCGCGGTGTGGGTTTCGCCCTGTGCGAGGGGAGGGGGCCTATCTGATCTCCGAAGACGGTCGTCGCGCGCTCGATTTCGCCAGCGGCATCGCCGTCAATCTGCTCGGCCACGGCCACCCGCACCTGACCAAGGCGATTGCCGATCAGGCTGCGACGCTGATGCATGTCTCTAACCTTTACGGCAGTCCGCAGGGGGAAAAGTTCGCCCAGCTTCTGGTCGACAACACCTTTGCCGACACCGTCTTCTTCACCAACTCCGGTGCCGAAGCAGTGGAATGCGCTATCAAGACGGCCCGTGCCTATCACCAGTCGGCGGGCTCGGACCGGTACGAGATCATCACCTTCAAAAACGCCTTTCACGGCCGGACGATGGCGACCATCTCGGCGAGCAATCAAGACAAGATGCACAAGGGCTTCCTGCCGCTGCTCGAAGGCTTCAAATATGTCGACTTTGACGATCTCGAAGGGGCCAGGGCGGCCATTGGCCCCAAGACCGCGGCCTTCCTCGTCGAGCCGATCCAGGGTGAAGGCGGCGTGCGTCCGGCTTCTGACAGCTTCATCCAGGGCCTGCGCACGCTGGCCGACGAGCATGGCCTGCTGCTGATCTTTGACGAGGTGCAGTGCGGTGTCGCCCGTACCGGCAAGCTTTACGCCTATGAACATTATGGCGTGACGCCCGACGTAATGGCTTCGGCCAAGGGCATTGGCGGCGGCTTCCCGATGGGTGCCTGCCTCGCCACCGAAACGGCGGCGCGCGGCATGGTCGTCGGCACCCATGGCTCGACCTATGGCGGCAATCCGCTGGCGATGGCGGCGGGCACTGCCGTGTTCGACGTCATCCTTGCCGACGGTTTCATGGACAATGTCACCGCGCTCGGCGCCAAGCTCGAAGCCGCGCTGCACCAGTTCATCGGCAACTACCCCAACCTGTTCACCGGCGTGCGTGGCAAGGGGCTGATGCTCGGTCTGATGATGACACACGAAACGCGCAACTTCGTCGCCCATCTCCGCGACAATCACGGCCTGCTGACAGTGGCGGCAGGCGACAATACGCTGCGTATCCTGCCGCCGCTCACCATAGACCAGTCGCACATCGACGAGTGCATTGAGAAGCTCTCCGCTGGTGCTGCCAGCTATGAGGCACCTGTCGCCTGA
- a CDS encoding DUF3617 domain-containing protein, producing MTLVPTLARLSGWLGCALVAAMPVAAQAPGLAMLGTLERGQWQLRDRDEASAPVRNLCLGDARLLLQLRHERAQCSRYVIEDEARSVTIHYTCPGAGHGRTTIRKETSRLVQIDTQGIANGAPFSIAYEARRIGPCN from the coding sequence ATGACCTTGGTTCCAACCTTAGCTCGCCTCTCAGGCTGGCTTGGCTGCGCTCTGGTTGCAGCCATGCCGGTTGCAGCCCAGGCACCGGGCTTGGCAATGCTTGGCACGCTTGAGCGGGGCCAGTGGCAATTGCGTGACCGCGACGAAGCATCGGCTCCCGTGCGCAACCTCTGCCTCGGCGACGCGCGACTATTGCTGCAATTGCGGCACGAGCGCGCGCAATGCTCGCGCTATGTGATTGAAGACGAAGCCCGAAGTGTAACGATACACTACACCTGTCCAGGCGCCGGCCATGGCCGGACAACGATCCGAAAGGAAACCAGTCGTCTTGTGCAGATAGATACCCAGGGCATTGCCAATGGCGCGCCATTTTCAATTGCCTATGAAGCGCGCCGAATTGGGCCTTGCAACTGA
- a CDS encoding HAD family hydrolase — protein sequence MTPTAIIFDFDGVIADSEVPANRALAESLTAIGLPTTFEDSLRDYYGHNWQETQRRIEARLGRALPEDFRDTHRARARAHFAAGFDPVPGARVFLDRTSHLPRAIASSSNAAYIGWALDRFGLGHHFTGQVHSADGMERGKPHPDIYLQAAAALGVDSAHCLAIEDSPTGARAAVAAGMRVVGLLAAGHIADRASHGESLRAVGVHHVAADFHAVARFAGLG from the coding sequence ATGACTCCCACCGCGATCATCTTCGATTTTGACGGCGTGATTGCTGACAGCGAGGTGCCCGCCAACCGTGCGCTCGCCGAAAGTCTCACCGCCATCGGCCTGCCGACGACCTTTGAGGACAGCCTGCGCGACTATTACGGCCATAACTGGCAGGAAACCCAGCGGCGCATTGAGGCGCGACTGGGCAGGGCTCTGCCCGAAGATTTCCGCGATACCCATCGCGCCCGCGCCCGGGCGCATTTTGCGGCGGGATTTGATCCCGTCCCGGGAGCGCGGGTATTTCTCGACCGCACGAGCCACCTACCCCGTGCGATCGCCTCTTCCTCCAATGCCGCCTACATAGGCTGGGCGCTCGATCGCTTTGGCTTGGGCCATCACTTCACCGGACAGGTGCACAGCGCAGACGGGATGGAGCGCGGCAAGCCGCATCCTGATATTTACCTTCAGGCCGCGGCCGCGTTGGGCGTCGATTCTGCACACTGCCTCGCCATCGAAGACAGTCCGACTGGTGCCCGCGCGGCGGTGGCGGCGGGGATGCGGGTCGTTGGCCTCCTTGCGGCCGGGCATATCGCCGACCGCGCCAGTCATGGCGAGAGCCTGCGTGCCGTGGGTGTCCACCATGTCGCGGCCGATTTCCACGCGGTCGCCCGTTTTGCCGGCCTTGGCTGA